The region CGGACTGAGCGCGGCCAGAAGTCCCGCCGCCGTGACGCCGGCCTTGGCGAACTTCTGCGCCCTGGTGAGGAAGCCCCGCCGGTCGAGGTTGCCGTGGACATAGGCGTCGAAGAGGATGAGGAGTTCCTGGTCGAAGTCGCTGGCGGTGAGACGCGGTGGCATGCTTACTCCTTGATGTGGAGCGCGCAGCATAGCCGCCCGGCGCGAAACCTGCAGGTCAGGCGATGGCGCTGCGCACCTGCGCCGCGATCTCGTACGAGCGCAGGCGGTGCGCGTGCTCGTACATGTTCGACGTGATCATCAATTCGTCGGCGCCCGTGCGCGAGACGAAGGCCTGGATCTGCGCGCGCACCGTGTCCGGCGCGCCGATGGCCGCGACCGACAGCACGCTTTCGAGCAGCGCGCGCTCGGCCGGCCCGAGGTTCTCGCGGTAACCCGGCACGACGGGTGGCAGGCGACCGGGCCGGCCGCTGCGCAGGTTGACAAAGGACTGCTGCATCGACGTCGCACGCAGCTGCGCTTCCTCCTCCGTGTCGGCGGCGAAGACGTTGAAGCCGAGCATGACGTAGGACTTCTCGAGCTGCGCCGAGGGCTTGAAGGTTTCGCGGTAGATCTCGATCGCCTGCATCATCTGCTGCGGCGCGAAGTGCGACGCGAACGCGAAGGGCAGGCCCAGCATCGCGGCGAGCTGCGCGCCGAACAGGCTGGAGCCGAGGATCCACACCGGCACTTTCGCACCCGTGCCCGGCACCGCCCGGATGCGCTGGCGCGGCTCGTCGGACATGAAGTCCATCAGTTCCACGACGTCGCGCGGAAACTCGTCGGCGTCGCTCGTGAGGTTGCGGCGCAGGGCGCGCGCGGTCGCCTGGTCGGAACCCGGCGCCCGGCCGAGGCCCAGGTCGATGCGGCCGGGATAGAGCGCCTCCAGCGTGCCGAACTGCTCCGCGATCACGAGGGGCGAGTGGTTCGGCAGCATGATGCCGCCGGCGCCGACGCGGATGGTCTTCGTGCCGCCCGCGATGTGGCCGATCAGCACGGAGGTCGCGGCGCTGGCGATGCCGGGCATGCCGTGGTGCTCGGCGAGCCAGTAGCGGTTGAAGCCCCAGCGTTCGGCGTGCTGCGCGAGGTCGAGCGAGTTGGCGAACGACTGGCCGGCGTGGCTGCCTTCGGCGATGGGGGAGAGGTCGAGGACGGAAAACGGGATCATGGCCCCAGTATTGCGGTTCTGC is a window of Caenimonas aquaedulcis DNA encoding:
- a CDS encoding LLM class flavin-dependent oxidoreductase, producing the protein MIPFSVLDLSPIAEGSHAGQSFANSLDLAQHAERWGFNRYWLAEHHGMPGIASAATSVLIGHIAGGTKTIRVGAGGIMLPNHSPLVIAEQFGTLEALYPGRIDLGLGRAPGSDQATARALRRNLTSDADEFPRDVVELMDFMSDEPRQRIRAVPGTGAKVPVWILGSSLFGAQLAAMLGLPFAFASHFAPQQMMQAIEIYRETFKPSAQLEKSYVMLGFNVFAADTEEEAQLRATSMQQSFVNLRSGRPGRLPPVVPGYRENLGPAERALLESVLSVAAIGAPDTVRAQIQAFVSRTGADELMITSNMYEHAHRLRSYEIAAQVRSAIA